One SAR86 cluster bacterium genomic window carries:
- the aceA gene encoding isocitrate lyase — protein sequence MKLAEQVASLEKDWAENPRWKHVKRPYSAEEVVKLRGSLQPESTLARKGAEKLWKYLETEEYINCLGALTGGQAVQQVKAGVKAIYLSGWQVAADNNSAETMYPDQSLYPVDSVPNVITRINNAFRRADQIEWMNTNGEPKFDFFAPIIADAEAGFGGVLNAFELMKRMIRAGAAGVHFEDQLASVKKCGHLGGKVLVPTKDAVEKLIAARLAADVSNTPTILVARTDADAADLVTSDVDETDRPFLTGERTSEGFYRSKAGLDQAIARGLAYAPYSDLVWCETSKPDLEQAKVFAEAIKKDHPEILLAYNCSPSFNWKKNLDEQTIAKFQKELGAMGYKFQFITLAGIHSMWHSMFKLSKEYVNDGMSAYVRLQEEEFEDANKGYTFVSHQQEVGTGYFDAVNECIQGGESSTSALKGSTEEEQFK from the coding sequence ATGAAGTTAGCTGAACAAGTAGCTTCTCTCGAGAAGGATTGGGCTGAAAACCCAAGATGGAAACACGTAAAAAGACCTTATTCTGCAGAAGAAGTTGTCAAACTAAGAGGCTCTCTGCAACCTGAAAGCACACTTGCAAGGAAAGGTGCTGAAAAGCTTTGGAAATATTTAGAGACTGAAGAATACATTAATTGCTTGGGTGCACTAACTGGCGGACAAGCTGTCCAACAAGTTAAAGCCGGTGTAAAGGCAATATATCTTTCAGGATGGCAGGTTGCTGCGGACAATAATTCTGCTGAAACAATGTATCCAGATCAATCACTTTATCCTGTCGATTCAGTGCCAAATGTAATTACTAGAATTAATAATGCTTTTAGACGTGCTGATCAAATTGAATGGATGAATACAAATGGTGAACCAAAGTTTGATTTTTTTGCACCTATTATTGCTGACGCAGAGGCAGGTTTTGGAGGCGTATTAAATGCCTTTGAATTAATGAAGCGAATGATTCGTGCCGGAGCTGCAGGAGTTCATTTTGAAGATCAGCTTGCCAGTGTAAAGAAATGTGGTCATTTGGGAGGGAAAGTTTTAGTGCCAACAAAAGATGCTGTAGAAAAGCTTATAGCTGCGAGGTTAGCAGCAGATGTATCTAATACCCCAACAATATTAGTTGCAAGAACTGATGCTGACGCAGCAGACCTTGTGACATCAGACGTTGACGAAACAGACAGACCATTTTTAACTGGAGAGCGAACTTCGGAAGGTTTTTATAGGTCTAAAGCTGGTCTAGATCAGGCAATAGCAAGAGGTTTGGCTTATGCGCCCTACTCTGATTTAGTTTGGTGCGAAACATCAAAACCGGATTTAGAGCAAGCAAAGGTTTTTGCTGAAGCAATTAAAAAAGATCACCCTGAAATTTTACTGGCATACAATTGCTCACCTTCATTTAATTGGAAAAAGAATCTTGATGAACAAACTATAGCTAAGTTTCAAAAAGAACTAGGAGCTATGGGCTACAAATTTCAATTTATCACGCTGGCTGGAATACATTCTATGTGGCATAGCATGTTCAAACTTTCAAAAGAATATGTTAATGATGGAATGTCAGCTTATGTACGATTACAGGAAGAAGAGTTCGAAGATGCTAATAAGGGCTATACTTTTGTATCTCATCAACAGGAAGTTGGAACTGGATATTTCGATGCAGTAAATGAATGTATTCAGGGTGGTGAAAGCTCTACTTCAGCTCTTAAAGGTTCAACTGAAGAAGAACAGTTTAAATAA
- the icd gene encoding NADP-dependent isocitrate dehydrogenase has protein sequence MNSSKVKVPAKGEKITLKQGKLVVPDNPIIPFIEGDGIGIDITPVMKKVVDASVEAAYGSKRKISWMEVFCGEKSVKVYGADEWLPKETLELCKEYIVSIKGPLTTPVGGGIRSLNVALRQELDLYVCLRPVKYFKGTPSPVKHPELVDMVIFRENSEDIYAGVEFESNTDGAKKLIKVLKEQFDVQKIRFPENCGIGIKPVSEEGSKRLIRKSFEYAIKNDRKSVSLIHKGNIQKFTEGAFRDWGYELAEEEFDAKPIDGGPWHSMINPNNGNEIIIKDVICDAFLQQILHRPAEYDVLASPNLNGDYISDALAAQVGGIGIAPGANLGDEIAIFEATHGTAPKYAGQDRVNPGSLILSAEMMLRHLGWTEAADMILVAMEKTIKKKTVTYDFARLIDDPIEVSCSDFGEHLIKKF, from the coding sequence ATGAACTCATCAAAAGTAAAAGTACCAGCCAAAGGCGAAAAAATTACTCTAAAACAAGGCAAACTTGTTGTTCCAGATAATCCTATTATTCCATTTATAGAGGGCGATGGTATTGGAATTGATATTACCCCAGTAATGAAGAAGGTAGTTGATGCATCTGTAGAGGCTGCTTATGGAAGTAAAAGAAAAATCAGCTGGATGGAAGTTTTTTGTGGTGAAAAATCAGTAAAAGTTTACGGTGCTGACGAATGGCTTCCAAAAGAAACTTTAGAGTTGTGTAAAGAATACATCGTTTCTATAAAAGGACCACTTACAACACCAGTTGGAGGGGGTATAAGATCATTAAATGTAGCTTTGAGACAAGAACTAGATCTATATGTTTGCTTAAGACCAGTTAAGTATTTTAAAGGAACTCCAAGCCCCGTGAAACATCCTGAGCTTGTGGATATGGTAATTTTTAGAGAAAACTCTGAAGATATTTACGCTGGTGTTGAATTTGAATCTAATACTGACGGAGCAAAAAAACTTATTAAAGTTCTAAAAGAGCAATTTGATGTGCAAAAAATACGATTTCCTGAAAATTGCGGAATAGGAATTAAACCTGTTTCAGAAGAGGGCAGCAAAAGACTCATAAGGAAATCATTTGAATATGCAATAAAAAATGATAGGAAGTCGGTTTCCCTAATTCATAAAGGGAATATTCAAAAATTTACCGAGGGGGCGTTTAGAGATTGGGGTTACGAACTTGCAGAAGAAGAGTTTGACGCAAAGCCAATTGATGGTGGTCCATGGCATTCAATGATAAATCCAAACAACGGAAATGAAATTATTATTAAAGATGTAATCTGTGATGCATTCTTGCAACAAATTCTTCACCGACCTGCAGAGTATGATGTGCTAGCTTCACCAAATTTAAATGGTGACTATATATCTGATGCTTTGGCTGCACAAGTTGGAGGCATTGGAATAGCACCCGGAGCAAACTTAGGGGATGAAATAGCAATTTTTGAAGCGACGCATGGAACTGCGCCAAAATACGCTGGACAAGATAGAGTAAATCCTGGTTCGTTAATTTTATCTGCTGAAATGATGTTAAGGCATTTAGGATGGACCGAAGCAGCTGATATGATTTTGGTTGCAATGGAAAAAACCATCAAGAAAAAAACAGTAAC
- the mnmA gene encoding tRNA 2-thiouridine(34) synthase MnmA, protein MNKSKKVIVGISGGVDSSVAALLLKSSGFNVQGLFMQNWTNETPNIKCTSEEDYKDAEKVCDQIGIPLMKANFSSQYWEKVFENFLDDHHRGLTPNPDILCNKEIKFRAFLDYCLDIGADYIATGHYVRTKVSGSNSKLLRGFDEKKDQSYFLHQVKGKDLNRAIFPLGELKKTEVRKIASDNKLLTMNKKDSVGICFIGKNNYNVFISNFLGKKPGSILDEHGEKLGNHQGLMYFTLGQRQGIGIGGVKGKLQDSWYVAHKNIENNELTVVQGGSHPLLYSDGCFVEKLHWIDDQIFDEKNLKVQIRYQSKAVSCKLKKVKGCYKIIFDKPELAVTPGQSAVLYSGEECLGGGIIKERISKDFYNWAENRGYNYQVYG, encoded by the coding sequence ATGAATAAAAGTAAGAAAGTAATAGTAGGAATATCAGGAGGCGTTGATTCCTCCGTTGCAGCATTATTATTAAAATCATCGGGTTTTAATGTTCAAGGGCTGTTCATGCAAAATTGGACCAATGAAACTCCAAATATTAAGTGCACATCTGAGGAAGATTACAAAGATGCTGAAAAAGTTTGTGATCAAATTGGCATACCCTTAATGAAAGCAAACTTTTCATCTCAGTATTGGGAGAAAGTTTTTGAAAATTTCCTAGATGATCATCACCGAGGATTAACGCCTAATCCAGATATTCTTTGCAATAAAGAAATAAAATTCAGAGCATTTCTTGATTATTGTCTTGATATTGGAGCTGATTATATTGCAACTGGACATTATGTCAGGACAAAAGTTTCTGGGAGCAACTCAAAATTACTAAGAGGGTTTGATGAAAAAAAAGATCAGTCATATTTTTTGCATCAAGTAAAAGGGAAAGATTTAAATAGAGCAATATTTCCACTTGGAGAACTAAAGAAAACTGAAGTAAGAAAGATAGCTTCAGACAACAAACTATTGACTATGAATAAGAAAGACTCTGTAGGAATCTGTTTCATTGGTAAAAATAATTACAATGTTTTTATTTCTAATTTTTTAGGAAAAAAACCCGGCTCGATTTTAGATGAGCATGGAGAAAAATTGGGCAATCATCAAGGGCTTATGTACTTTACTCTTGGCCAAAGACAAGGAATTGGTATTGGAGGAGTAAAAGGTAAATTGCAAGACTCTTGGTATGTTGCTCATAAAAATATTGAAAATAATGAGCTGACTGTTGTTCAGGGTGGTTCACATCCACTGTTATATAGTGATGGTTGTTTTGTAGAAAAGTTGCACTGGATTGACGATCAAATTTTTGATGAAAAAAATCTTAAAGTTCAGATTAGATACCAATCAAAAGCAGTTAGTTGCAAGCTTAAAAAAGTTAAAGGGTGCTATAAAATTATTTTTGACAAGCCTGAGTTGGCAGTTACTCCTGGACAGTCAGCTGTATTGTATTCAGGAGAGGAATGTTTAGGCGGTGGAATTATAAAGGAAAGAATTTCAAAAGATTTTTACAACTGGGCAGAAAATCGAGGTTATAATTACCAAGTCTATGGATGA
- the purB gene encoding adenylosuccinate lyase, whose amino-acid sequence MDETNLRNLSPLDGRYRDKTKESREIFSEESLINKRLTVELKWLKFFIKNFRKDLIKKSDFKKLDSLLKKLPKNLPLKVKEIEKTTNHDVKAVELALGEKFKQKEFKNLIHIFLTSEDVNSFSYAIMMKEIQNASQNWVQEVISILNKMRSKYADLAMLSKTHGQPASPTTLGKEINVFKTRLEREIKTMKQLQARAKWGGATGNYNVHQLVFKKNWVTISRKFLKESEVELCEVSTQIEPHDFMAEQFNSMQRISNILLDLSRDIWTYISMDYFKLKVLKSEVGSSTMPHKVNPIDFENAEGNLGLSNALFSHLSEKLPISRLQRDLSDSTVLRSIGSAYGYFELSVNSLLKGLNKLEANRAIIGKELDGKYEILTEAIQTFLRLEGVVEPYEKVKKISRGNAMDKETYLKIIDELVVDKSHKKTLKNLTPQTYVGIAEELAKL is encoded by the coding sequence ATGGATGAGACAAATCTGAGGAACCTCTCTCCTCTTGATGGAAGATACCGCGATAAAACAAAAGAAAGTCGTGAGATATTCTCTGAAGAATCTTTGATTAATAAAAGATTAACTGTTGAGTTAAAGTGGCTCAAATTTTTTATAAAAAACTTCAGAAAAGATCTTATTAAAAAATCAGACTTTAAAAAGCTCGATTCACTTCTAAAAAAATTACCAAAAAATTTACCCTTGAAAGTAAAAGAGATAGAGAAAACTACAAATCATGATGTTAAAGCAGTTGAACTTGCTTTAGGCGAAAAATTTAAACAAAAAGAATTTAAGAATTTAATTCATATTTTTCTGACTTCAGAAGATGTAAATAGTTTTAGCTATGCAATTATGATGAAGGAGATTCAGAATGCATCACAAAACTGGGTTCAAGAAGTGATTTCAATATTAAACAAAATGAGATCGAAATATGCAGATTTGGCAATGCTTTCTAAAACTCATGGACAGCCTGCAAGCCCTACTACTTTAGGTAAAGAGATCAATGTTTTTAAAACTAGGCTTGAAAGAGAAATTAAGACTATGAAGCAACTTCAAGCAAGAGCAAAATGGGGAGGAGCTACAGGAAATTACAATGTGCATCAGCTAGTTTTCAAGAAAAATTGGGTAACAATATCAAGAAAATTTTTGAAAGAGTCAGAAGTTGAACTGTGTGAAGTAAGCACTCAAATTGAACCACACGATTTTATGGCAGAGCAATTCAATTCTATGCAAAGAATTTCAAATATTTTACTGGACCTTTCCAGAGATATTTGGACATACATATCAATGGATTATTTCAAATTGAAAGTTCTTAAAAGTGAAGTTGGCTCGTCAACAATGCCACATAAAGTTAATCCTATAGATTTTGAAAATGCAGAAGGAAATCTAGGTTTATCAAACGCTTTATTTTCTCATCTCTCAGAAAAATTACCTATTTCCCGACTTCAAAGAGATCTGTCTGATTCAACAGTGCTTAGGAGCATTGGTTCTGCTTATGGATATTTCGAGCTTTCTGTAAATTCTCTACTCAAAGGCCTTAATAAACTCGAGGCAAATAGAGCTATTATTGGTAAAGAATTAGATGGAAAATACGAAATTTTAACTGAAGCAATTCAAACCTTTCTAAGGCTTGAGGGTGTTGTTGAGCCTTACGAAAAGGTGAAGAAAATATCACGTGGAAATGCGATGGATAAAGAGACTTATTTAAAAATCATAGATGAATTAGTAGTTGATAAAAGTCATAAAAAAACTCTAAAAAATTTAACTCCTCAAACATACGTGGGAATTGCTGAAGAGTTAGCTAAATTATAA
- the aceB gene encoding malate synthase A translates to MKFNFDIPEESQEIFSEDANYFVENLHKKFDTKINTLLEERKKRQKSFDEGSLPDFLDDTKEIRESEWQVRPIPKDLLDRRVEITGPVDRKMIINALNSDVKVFMADFEDSLSPTWENVANGQKNLFDAVRRTISFENPENGKKYKLNDEIATLMCRVRGIHLKEKGLTIDGSQPYGCLVDFGYYLFHNAKELMNKNTGPYFYIPKLQSHLEARLWNDIISFAEENLNIPKGTVRVTCLIETLPAVFEMEEILYELKDHIVGLNCGRWDYIFSYIKTFQKHSDKLLPDRYQVGMNQPFLNAYSRLLIKTCHKRGAFAMGGMAAFIPSKDPDENKIVTEKVMGDKLLETSNGHDGTWIAHPGLSDIANNVFSNAFEPGRTNQMHILREDDHINAKDLITPCEGNFTEECFRSNIRVCLRYIEAWLRGIGCVPIYGLMEDAATAEISRSSLWQWVKHSVELDTGLVCSEQTFEKILDEEYNVVQEEIGQDSLASGKFSEAKSLLKDLVQSGELTDFLTLPAYRSI, encoded by the coding sequence ATGAAATTTAATTTTGATATACCCGAAGAATCTCAGGAAATTTTTTCTGAGGATGCCAATTATTTTGTTGAAAATTTACATAAGAAATTTGATACAAAAATTAATACTTTGTTAGAAGAAAGAAAAAAAAGACAGAAGTCTTTCGATGAGGGAAGTCTGCCAGATTTTCTAGACGATACTAAAGAAATAAGAGAATCAGAATGGCAAGTGAGGCCAATACCAAAGGATCTTCTTGACAGGAGAGTAGAGATTACAGGCCCAGTAGATCGAAAGATGATTATCAACGCTTTAAATTCAGATGTGAAAGTATTTATGGCAGATTTTGAAGACTCACTAAGTCCCACATGGGAAAACGTAGCTAATGGACAAAAAAATCTCTTCGATGCTGTAAGACGAACAATTTCTTTTGAAAATCCTGAGAATGGAAAAAAATATAAATTGAATGATGAGATTGCAACATTAATGTGTAGGGTCAGAGGCATTCATTTAAAAGAGAAAGGTTTGACAATCGATGGCTCTCAGCCATATGGGTGCTTGGTCGATTTTGGATATTATCTTTTTCATAATGCTAAAGAATTGATGAATAAAAATACTGGACCTTACTTTTATATCCCAAAACTTCAATCGCATTTAGAAGCTAGACTTTGGAACGATATCATTTCTTTTGCTGAGGAAAATCTAAATATTCCAAAAGGAACTGTGAGAGTGACATGTCTCATTGAAACGCTTCCAGCAGTTTTTGAAATGGAAGAAATTTTGTATGAACTAAAAGATCACATTGTTGGACTTAACTGTGGTAGATGGGATTATATTTTTAGTTACATTAAAACCTTTCAAAAGCATTCGGATAAATTATTACCAGACAGATATCAGGTAGGAATGAATCAACCTTTTTTAAACGCGTACTCTAGATTGCTTATCAAAACCTGCCATAAAAGAGGTGCCTTTGCTATGGGGGGGATGGCAGCCTTCATACCATCAAAAGATCCTGACGAAAACAAAATTGTTACCGAAAAAGTAATGGGAGATAAGCTTCTTGAAACGTCTAATGGACATGACGGAACTTGGATTGCCCACCCTGGTTTATCTGATATTGCAAATAATGTTTTCTCAAATGCATTCGAACCAGGAAGAACAAATCAGATGCATATTCTTAGAGAGGACGATCATATTAACGCTAAAGATCTTATTACTCCTTGTGAAGGAAATTTTACGGAAGAGTGCTTCCGTTCAAATATTAGAGTCTGTTTGAGATATATTGAAGCCTGGCTTAGAGGTATTGGGTGTGTACCAATTTATGGACTTATGGAAGACGCAGCAACAGCTGAAATATCAAGAAGTTCTCTATGGCAATGGGTTAAGCATTCAGTAGAACTAGATACAGGTTTAGTATGTTCGGAGCAAACATTTGAAAAAATTTTAGATGAAGAATACAATGTCGTTCAAGAAGAGATTGGGCAAGACTCTTTGGCTTCAGGTAAGTTTTCCGAGGCTAAATCACTTTTAAAAGATTTAGTTCAAAGCGGAGAATTAACTGATTTTCTTACATTGCCAGCATATAGGAGTATTTAA